The following coding sequences lie in one Dehalococcoidia bacterium genomic window:
- a CDS encoding AAA family ATPase codes for MTRPTTLGQLRASGYQPRSVKEEMRNNLIAKLRAGETLFPGIYGYEETVIPQIESAILSGHDIVLLGERGQAKTRIARSLVQLLDEEIPAIADTELHEDPFNPITAQGRRIVEEMGDDTPIVWIPRDRRYGEKLATPDTTIADLIGEVDPIKVAEGRYLSDEYVIHYGLIPRTNRGIFCINELPDLAERIQVGLLNIMEERDVQIRGYKIRLPLDLFVVASANPEDYTNRGRIITPLKDRFGSQIRTHYPRTLEHEIDIMEAERQTFPSEGYELVVPRYMKEIIAEFTHLARKSPDISQRSGVSARVSISNYENLLSSAFRRSVRLGERQVTPRISDLPAILASTTGKIELESSGDQREEKVVDKLIQGAILNVWKRYFLLQEFDDVIQRFENGLTVEVSDSAPSMSYVQQLSDVQSLKSAVAKLGATGSPASIAAAVEFILEGLHLNRKLNKDRVAGALRYRR; via the coding sequence ATGACTCGACCCACCACGCTCGGCCAGCTCCGCGCGAGCGGGTATCAACCTCGTTCGGTCAAGGAGGAGATGAGGAACAACCTCATCGCCAAGCTTCGGGCTGGAGAAACGCTCTTCCCCGGGATCTACGGCTACGAGGAAACGGTCATCCCGCAGATCGAGAGCGCGATCCTCTCCGGCCATGACATTGTGCTGCTTGGAGAGCGTGGCCAAGCGAAAACGCGCATCGCGCGCAGCCTCGTTCAGCTCCTCGATGAAGAGATCCCGGCCATTGCCGACACCGAACTGCACGAGGACCCCTTCAACCCGATCACCGCGCAGGGGCGTCGGATTGTCGAGGAGATGGGGGACGACACCCCTATCGTCTGGATCCCGCGGGATCGCCGCTACGGCGAGAAGCTCGCAACGCCCGACACCACCATCGCCGACCTGATCGGCGAGGTCGACCCGATCAAGGTCGCGGAGGGCCGCTACCTCTCCGACGAATACGTGATCCATTACGGGCTGATCCCGCGCACAAATCGCGGCATCTTCTGCATCAACGAGCTGCCCGACCTCGCCGAGCGGATCCAGGTCGGCCTGCTGAACATCATGGAAGAGCGCGATGTCCAAATTCGGGGCTACAAAATCCGCCTTCCGCTCGATCTGTTCGTGGTCGCCAGTGCCAACCCCGAAGACTATACCAACCGCGGCCGGATCATCACGCCGCTCAAAGATCGCTTCGGCTCCCAGATCCGCACTCACTATCCGCGAACGCTCGAGCACGAGATCGACATCATGGAAGCGGAACGCCAAACCTTCCCCTCCGAGGGATACGAGCTTGTCGTTCCGCGCTACATGAAGGAGATCATCGCCGAGTTCACGCACCTCGCGCGTAAGAGCCCCGACATCAGCCAGCGCTCCGGCGTCTCGGCGCGGGTATCGATTTCGAACTACGAGAACCTCCTGTCGAGCGCGTTTCGCCGCTCGGTACGGCTCGGGGAACGCCAAGTGACGCCCCGGATCAGCGACCTGCCGGCAATCCTCGCCTCAACCACCGGGAAGATCGAGCTCGAGTCGTCCGGTGACCAGCGAGAAGAGAAGGTCGTCGACAAGCTGATCCAAGGCGCGATCCTTAATGTCTGGAAGCGCTACTTCTTGCTCCAGGAGTTCGACGACGTCATCCAGCGCTTCGAAAATGGCCTGACAGTCGAGGTGAGCGACTCCGCCCCCTCGATGTCGTACGTTCAGCAGCTGAGCGATGTCCAGAGCCTCAAGAGCGCCGTCGCCAAACTCGGCGCCACCGGCTCGCCAGCGAGCATTGCCGCTGCAGTTGAGTTCATCCTCGAAGGTCTCCACCTTAACCGCAAGCTGAATAAGGACCGCGTTGCGGGCGCGCTCCGGTACCGGAGGTAA
- a CDS encoding YbjN domain-containing protein, which produces MASVETFSPAMLETYFRSRRLAYQRDADGDYRVAFAYDEELGCALDCWFLIGGRDRQILAFRAVGLRPIPRSEFSRVIELCNEWNRDRRWPKAYLYARAPDDPEGAIYLEENIDLAPGIHQDLLDDWLDTMRSAAVEFWIWAHREKGL; this is translated from the coding sequence GTGGCGAGTGTGGAAACCTTCTCGCCCGCAATGCTGGAAACATATTTTCGCTCGCGCCGCCTTGCCTATCAGCGCGACGCAGACGGGGATTACCGCGTTGCGTTCGCCTACGACGAGGAGCTCGGCTGTGCCCTTGACTGCTGGTTCCTGATCGGCGGACGCGACCGGCAGATCCTCGCCTTCCGCGCCGTCGGGCTGCGGCCCATTCCCCGTTCCGAGTTCAGCCGCGTGATAGAACTCTGCAACGAGTGGAACCGGGACCGCCGCTGGCCGAAGGCGTATCTCTACGCGCGCGCCCCCGATGACCCTGAGGGAGCAATCTACCTCGAAGAGAATATCGACCTCGCTCCCGGCATCCATCAGGACCTGCTCGACGACTGGCTCGACACCATGCGGTCGGCGGCGGTGGAGTTCTGGATCTGGGCGCACCGGGAGAAAGGCCTCTAG
- a CDS encoding amidohydrolase produces MDREALKTRVLEAIDREGERAIALTKAIGREAELGYKEERTAAKVRRAFEALQLPYRAGLALTGVKAVLRGARPGPTVAILGELDGLPIREHPDWNPETGAVHACGHNAQIGSLIAAASGLLEVREHLAGNVVFFAVPAEEAVEVEWRLSQKAAGRIEFLGGKAELIRLGEFDDIDLAMMVHTSPQASDGLLVTSDTSNGHVIKFVRFLGRSAHAAGAPHHGINALRAAMLALMAIDAQRETFKDADTVRIHPILTKGGDVVNAIPADVRLESFVRGKTVDAIDDANRKFDRAMRAGALALGAAVEITTLPGYLPLHQNQAMLDLFRHNAARIVGAAQVGRKGHIAAGTDMGDVSQIMPAIHPSAAGAAGTGHGADYRIENYEHAVLNPGKALALTALDLLLDDAAKAREILARDRPRMSKEEYLAFLRQMDRIQLFRE; encoded by the coding sequence GTGGACCGGGAAGCGCTGAAAACTCGCGTGCTCGAGGCGATCGACCGCGAAGGAGAACGGGCGATCGCTCTCACCAAGGCGATTGGACGCGAGGCAGAGCTCGGCTATAAGGAGGAGCGGACTGCCGCCAAAGTGCGCCGCGCGTTTGAGGCGCTGCAGCTTCCCTACCGGGCTGGTCTCGCCCTCACGGGGGTCAAGGCGGTCCTGCGCGGCGCGCGGCCCGGACCGACGGTCGCCATTCTCGGCGAACTGGACGGTCTGCCCATTCGCGAGCATCCGGATTGGAACCCGGAGACGGGCGCCGTTCATGCGTGCGGGCACAATGCGCAGATCGGCTCTCTCATCGCTGCCGCCAGCGGCCTCCTCGAGGTGCGGGAGCATCTTGCCGGCAACGTCGTGTTCTTCGCAGTGCCGGCCGAGGAGGCGGTTGAAGTCGAGTGGCGCCTGAGCCAGAAAGCGGCAGGAAGGATCGAATTCCTCGGCGGCAAGGCAGAGCTGATCCGGCTTGGGGAGTTTGACGACATTGACCTCGCGATGATGGTCCACACCAGCCCGCAAGCGAGCGACGGGCTGCTTGTCACCAGCGACACGTCGAACGGCCACGTGATCAAGTTCGTCCGGTTCCTCGGCAGGAGCGCGCACGCGGCCGGTGCTCCCCACCACGGCATCAATGCCTTGCGTGCCGCCATGCTCGCCCTGATGGCGATCGACGCCCAGCGCGAGACGTTCAAGGACGCCGACACCGTCCGGATCCATCCCATCCTGACGAAAGGGGGCGATGTCGTCAACGCCATCCCCGCTGATGTGCGCTTGGAGAGCTTCGTCCGCGGCAAGACTGTCGACGCAATCGACGATGCCAACCGCAAGTTCGATCGCGCGATGCGCGCCGGCGCGCTTGCGCTCGGCGCGGCGGTGGAGATCACCACCCTGCCGGGGTACCTCCCGCTCCACCAGAACCAAGCGATGCTCGACCTGTTCCGCCACAACGCCGCGCGGATTGTCGGGGCCGCACAGGTTGGGCGCAAAGGCCATATCGCCGCCGGCACCGACATGGGCGATGTCTCTCAGATCATGCCCGCCATCCACCCGTCGGCCGCGGGCGCCGCGGGCACCGGCCATGGCGCCGACTACCGCATCGAAAACTACGAGCACGCGGTGCTCAACCCGGGGAAGGCGCTGGCGCTCACCGCGCTCGACCTCCTCCTCGACGATGCCGCCAAAGCGCGCGAGATCCTCGCCCGCGACCGCCCGCGGATGTCGAAAGAGGAGTATCTCGCCTTCCTCCGCCAGATGGACCGCATTCAGCTGTTCCGCGAATAA